Proteins from a genomic interval of Diceros bicornis minor isolate mBicDic1 chromosome 34, mDicBic1.mat.cur, whole genome shotgun sequence:
- the LOC131397688 gene encoding protein FRG2-like yields the protein MTLGTKKPKVPDAGHTSESEETREACSRRPRRRSTGRSKRPRSRSPGDQPPPLRKTLVTSLRTISEAIYQDVVQAQIQQAHSPLPWEQLAQLARLRGPLSDLVQTFYAMATQAAYVFPAEGWLLPAPLPGPQGPAENGGEARSSSQGGEWCPSSPERRQLRLSEDPIRLQ from the coding sequence ATGACTTTGGGTACAAAGAAACCCAAGGTCCCCGACGCAGGCCACACCAGTGAGAGTGAAGAGACCCGGGAAGCCTGCTCCAGGAGACCCCGGAGGAGGAGCACTGGGCGCAGCAAGCGGCCCAGATCCAGGTCTCCAGGAGACCAGCCGCCTCCACTTCGGAAAACCCTGGTGACCTCCCTGCGCACCATATCTGAGGCCATTTATCAGGACGTAGTTCAGGCGCAGATCCAGCAGGCGCATTCGCCGCTGCCCTGGGAGCAGCTCGCCCAGCTCGCCCGGCTCCGGGGGCCTCTGTCCGACCTGGTGCAGACCTTCTACGCCATGGCCACCCAGGCGGCCTATGTCTTCCCTGCTGAGGGCTGGCTGCTCCCAGCCCCACTCCCAGGTCCCCAGGGCCCAGCTGAGAATGGAGGAGAAGCCCGGAGCTCCTCCCAGGGGGGAGAGTGGTGCCCCTCTTCCCCCGAGAGGAGACAGCTGAGGCTGTCAGAGGACCCGATTAGGCTTCAGTGA
- the LOC131397320 gene encoding vomeronasal type-1 receptor 4-like yields the protein MVHETHTSCSRAGSSGSEDKFQSLGTRRMPSGDVVLGVIFLTQTMVGLLGNFSLLYHYLFLYFTGVRLRSKDLILKHMIVANSLSLLCKGIPQTMESFGWNRYPSDIGCKLLFYLHRVGRGVTLGTNCLLSVFQAVTISSRNSRWAELKVKAVNYIIPSLFLCWILHLLVNVIYLMFVSSNWSKKNITNQKHFGYCSTIRHDKTRDSLYAALLSIPDVFCFGLLLWASGSVVFILYRHKQRVQYIHKTNVFPRSSPECRATQSILVLVSTFVSFYSLSSIFQICIGIFDNPKWLLVNISALINGCFPTACPFVLRNRDSSISRLCFAPMWITKSPKHMINK from the coding sequence ATGGTACATGAAACCCACACCTCTTGTTCCCGTGCAGGATCCTCTGGTTCTGAAGACAAATTTCAGTCACTGGGAACTCGCAGAATGCCCTCCGGAGATGTGGTCTTAGGAGTGATCTTCTTAACGCAGACCATGGTTGGACTCCTGgggaatttctctcttctttaccaTTATCTCTTCCTTTACTTCACTGGGGTCAGGTTAAGGTCCAAGGATTTGATTCTTAAGCACATGATTGTAGCCAACTCCTTATCCCTCCTCTGTAAAGGAATCCCCCAGACAATGGAATCTTTTGGGTGGAACCGTTATCCCAGTGATATTGGATGCAAACTTCTCTTCTACCTTCACAGAGTGGGCAGGGGTGTGACCCTTGGTACCAActgcctcttgagtgtcttccagGCCGTCACAATAAGCTCCAGGAACTCCAGGTGGGCAGAGCTTAAAGTGAAAGCTGTCAATTACATTATCCCTTCACTTTTTCTGTGCTGGATCCTGCACTTGCTGGTAAATGTCATTTATCTTATGTTTGTGAGTAGCAATTGGAGCAAGAAAAATATCACAAACCAAAAACATTTTGGATACTGTTCTACTATTCGTCATGACAAAACCAGAGACTCATTGTATGCAGCACTGCTCTCAATCCctgatgttttctgttttggGCTCCTGCTCTGGGCAAGTGGGTCCGTGGTTTTCATCCTCTACAGGCACAAGCAGAGAGTCCAATATATTCATAAGACCAACGTCTTCCCTAGATCCTCCCCTGAGTGTAGAGCTACCCAAAGCATCCTTGTCCTGGTGAGCACCTTTGTATCTTTttactctctctcctccatctttCAAATTTGTATTGGTATTTTTGACAATCCCAAATGGCTGCTGGTGAATATCTCAGCCTTAATCAATGGATGTTTCCCAACTGCCTGTCCATTTGTTCTCAGGAACCGTGACTCCAGCATATCCAGGCTCTGCTTTGCACCTATGTGGATTACAAAATCCCCTAAAcacatgataaataaataa